A window from Bordetella petrii encodes these proteins:
- a CDS encoding Ldh family oxidoreductase, with translation MNDSDAAVRHCPAPALRDWARRCLTAMDVPDDDAACLADSLVQTSLWGVDSHGIARLPHYLNRLGHGSILARPQVRVVRSGPATAQVHGGQGLGIVVAHRANRLAMDIARETGVAAVGVSDSSHCGAVGLYSRAAAEAGLVGVAFTHSDAIAAPFGGHAPFLGTNPVSVAVPRQDGPPVCLDMASTAIPWNRVMNARREGHALPAGVALDEAGRDATDPQAARALRPLGGPQQGYKGYGLALMIELLCGPLNGNPFGPHISPMYEQLDRARRLGAFFIVIDPARFAGGPLLGAAVAQMAAELAAQPGQPRMPGDPEQAAQARRLRSGIPVEPGLWREFLLWSARLRTPPPGLA, from the coding sequence ATGAACGATTCCGACGCAGCCGTGCGCCACTGCCCCGCGCCCGCGCTGCGCGACTGGGCCCGGCGCTGCCTGACCGCCATGGACGTGCCCGACGACGATGCCGCCTGCCTGGCCGACAGCTTGGTGCAGACCAGCCTGTGGGGCGTGGATTCGCACGGCATCGCGCGCCTGCCGCACTACCTGAACCGCCTGGGCCATGGCTCCATCCTGGCGCGGCCCCAGGTGCGCGTGGTGCGCAGCGGGCCCGCCACTGCACAGGTGCATGGCGGGCAGGGCCTGGGCATTGTGGTGGCCCATCGCGCCAACCGGCTGGCCATGGACATCGCCCGTGAAACCGGCGTGGCCGCGGTCGGCGTCAGCGATTCCTCGCATTGCGGCGCGGTCGGCCTGTACAGCCGCGCGGCGGCCGAGGCCGGGCTGGTGGGCGTGGCGTTCACGCATTCCGACGCCATTGCCGCGCCGTTCGGCGGCCACGCGCCGTTCCTGGGCACCAATCCGGTTTCAGTGGCGGTGCCGCGCCAGGACGGGCCGCCCGTGTGCCTGGACATGGCCTCGACCGCCATTCCGTGGAACCGCGTCATGAACGCCCGGCGCGAGGGCCACGCGCTGCCCGCAGGCGTGGCCCTGGACGAAGCCGGGCGCGACGCCACCGACCCGCAGGCGGCGCGCGCCCTGCGTCCGCTGGGCGGCCCGCAGCAGGGCTACAAAGGCTATGGCCTGGCGCTGATGATCGAGCTGCTGTGCGGGCCGCTGAACGGCAACCCCTTCGGACCGCACATCTCGCCCATGTACGAGCAACTGGACAGGGCGCGCCGATTGGGTGCATTCTTTATTGTAATCGACCCCGCGCGCTTTGCGGGCGGCCCGCTGCTTGGCGCCGCGGTCGCGCAAATGGCCGCCGAACTGGCGGCCCAGCCCGGGCAGCCGCGCATGCCGGGCGACCCCGAACAGGCCGCCCAGGCCCGGCGGCTGCGCAGCGGCATTCCTGTCGAGCCCGGCTTGTGGCGGGAATTCCTGCTCTGGAGCGCGCGGCTGCGCACTCCGCCGCCCGGCCTGGCATAG
- a CDS encoding SDR family oxidoreductase: MPGRLQGKTAFITAAGQGIGRATALAFAREGAQVVAADLNPRSLAGLEGCATVTLDVTDAAAVARAAEAAGPVDILFNGAGFVHAGTILDCDEQAWDFSFDLNVRAMYRLIRAFLPGMLARGGGSIINMASAASSVKGVPNRFVYGTTKAAVIGLTKSVAADFVGQGIRCNAICPGTVESPSLRQRIAEQARASGQAEQVVEAAFVARQPMGRIGRAEEIAALALYLASDESAFTTGTAQVIDGGWSN, translated from the coding sequence ATGCCAGGCAGATTGCAGGGAAAAACCGCGTTCATTACCGCCGCCGGCCAGGGCATCGGCCGCGCCACCGCGCTGGCTTTCGCGCGCGAAGGGGCGCAAGTGGTGGCCGCCGACCTGAACCCGCGGTCCCTGGCGGGGCTGGAGGGCTGCGCGACGGTCACGCTGGACGTGACCGATGCCGCGGCCGTGGCGCGCGCCGCCGAGGCCGCGGGGCCGGTGGACATACTGTTCAACGGCGCCGGCTTCGTGCATGCCGGCACTATCCTCGACTGCGACGAGCAGGCCTGGGACTTTTCTTTCGACCTGAACGTGCGCGCCATGTACCGGCTGATCCGCGCCTTCCTGCCCGGCATGCTGGCGCGCGGCGGCGGGTCTATCATCAACATGGCCTCGGCGGCATCCAGCGTGAAGGGCGTGCCCAACCGCTTCGTGTACGGAACCACCAAGGCCGCCGTCATCGGGCTGACCAAGTCGGTGGCGGCCGATTTCGTGGGGCAGGGCATCCGCTGCAACGCCATCTGCCCGGGCACGGTCGAATCCCCCTCGCTGCGCCAGCGCATCGCCGAGCAGGCGCGCGCCAGCGGCCAGGCCGAACAGGTTGTCGAAGCAGCTTTCGTCGCCCGCCAGCCCATGGGGCGCATCGGCCGGGCCGAGGAAATCGCCGCGCTGGCGCTGTACCTGGCCAGCGACGAATCGGCCTTCACCACCGGCACGGCCCAGGTCATCGACGGCGGCTGGTCCAACTAG
- a CDS encoding TRAP transporter small permease, whose protein sequence is MHVNTGAGSPAMAQYRGGDGAAGVESHETTVESIVHSFEEADQHQDTDLSGYAFEDWFCLALFWVMGALVFLQFFTRYVLNNSFAWTEELAVYALIGVVFMGSAMCVRVCRHIQVDFLYRYLPRGLARVLATLIDVLRTVFFGYAVWLVYRYIELVGVEPMTTIMWNKAYVYWLALAGFVMMFARSVQVSVQSWRQGYSSLENPAAYQSLD, encoded by the coding sequence ATGCACGTCAATACCGGGGCCGGCTCGCCGGCCATGGCCCAATACCGCGGCGGCGACGGCGCCGCCGGCGTCGAATCGCATGAGACAACGGTCGAGTCGATCGTCCACAGCTTTGAAGAAGCCGACCAGCACCAGGACACGGACCTGTCCGGCTACGCCTTCGAAGACTGGTTCTGCCTGGCCCTGTTCTGGGTCATGGGGGCGCTGGTGTTCCTGCAGTTCTTCACGCGCTATGTGCTGAACAATTCCTTTGCCTGGACCGAAGAGCTGGCCGTCTACGCGCTGATCGGCGTGGTGTTCATGGGCTCGGCCATGTGCGTGCGCGTCTGCCGCCACATCCAGGTCGATTTCCTGTACCGCTACCTGCCCAGGGGGCTCGCCCGCGTGCTGGCCACGCTGATCGACGTGCTGCGCACCGTGTTCTTCGGCTACGCCGTGTGGCTGGTGTACCGCTACATCGAACTGGTGGGGGTGGAACCCATGACCACCATCATGTGGAACAAGGCCTATGTGTACTGGCTGGCGCTGGCCGGCTTCGTGATGATGTTCGCGCGCTCAGTGCAAGTCAGCGTGCAGAGCTGGCGCCAGGGATATTCGTCGCTGGAAAACCCCGCCGCCTATCAAAGCCTGGACTGA
- a CDS encoding UxaA family hydrolase, which produces MDPAPDTPVIRIHPADNVVIARRQLVGGTPLPGEGVTVAGLVPPGHKVAVRAITAGQPVRRYNQVIGVARQDIAPGQHVHTHNLAFSDFERDYAVGQDAHATDYVGQPATFDGIVRPDGRVATRNYIGVLTSVNCSATVARAIADHFRRDIRPEALAAYPNVDGVVALTHGAGCATGSDGEPLRVLRRTLGGYARHVNFGALMLVGLGCETNQIGGLMEQECLHESGRLHTFSIQGTGGTRRAVARGIELVEQMLADANRVQRQPVPASHLTVGLQCGGSDGYSGISANPALGAAVDLLVRHGGSAILSETPEIYGGEHLLTRRAATPAVAEKLLARLRWWEDYCARNDAEMDNNPSAGNKAGGLTTILEKSLGAIAKSGTTNLVDVLEYAQPVAARGLVFMDTPGYDPVSATGQVAGGANLICFTTGRGSAYGCAPAPSLKLATNTELWLRQADDIDINCGEVVDGRSDVQAMGERIFRLMLDTASGRRSKSEIHGYGQNEFVPWQLGAVM; this is translated from the coding sequence ATGGATCCCGCCCCCGATACCCCCGTCATCCGCATCCATCCCGCCGACAACGTCGTGATCGCGCGCCGCCAGCTGGTGGGCGGCACGCCGCTGCCCGGCGAAGGCGTCACCGTGGCGGGGCTGGTGCCGCCCGGCCACAAGGTGGCGGTGCGCGCCATCACCGCGGGCCAGCCGGTGCGCCGCTACAACCAGGTGATCGGGGTGGCGCGGCAGGACATCGCGCCGGGCCAGCACGTGCACACGCACAATCTGGCGTTTTCCGATTTCGAGCGCGACTACGCCGTGGGGCAGGACGCGCACGCCACCGACTACGTGGGCCAGCCGGCCACCTTCGACGGCATCGTGCGGCCGGACGGCCGCGTCGCCACGCGCAACTACATCGGCGTGCTGACCTCGGTGAACTGTTCGGCCACGGTGGCGCGCGCCATCGCCGATCACTTCCGCCGCGACATCCGGCCCGAGGCGCTGGCGGCGTATCCCAATGTGGATGGCGTGGTGGCCCTGACGCATGGCGCGGGCTGCGCCACCGGCAGCGACGGCGAGCCCCTGCGGGTGCTGCGCCGCACGCTGGGCGGCTATGCGCGCCACGTCAATTTCGGCGCGCTGATGCTGGTGGGCCTGGGCTGCGAAACCAACCAGATCGGCGGCCTGATGGAGCAGGAATGCCTGCACGAAAGCGGGCGCCTGCACACCTTCAGCATCCAGGGCACCGGGGGCACGCGCCGCGCGGTGGCGCGCGGCATCGAACTGGTCGAGCAGATGCTGGCGGACGCCAACCGCGTGCAGCGCCAGCCGGTGCCGGCCAGCCACCTGACGGTGGGCTTGCAGTGCGGCGGCTCGGACGGCTATTCGGGCATCAGCGCCAACCCGGCGCTGGGCGCCGCGGTCGATCTGCTGGTGCGCCACGGCGGCTCGGCCATCTTGTCCGAAACCCCGGAAATCTATGGCGGCGAGCACCTGCTGACACGCCGCGCCGCTACGCCCGCCGTCGCCGAAAAACTGCTGGCGCGGCTGCGCTGGTGGGAAGACTACTGCGCCCGCAACGATGCCGAGATGGACAACAACCCGTCGGCCGGCAACAAGGCCGGCGGGCTGACCACCATCCTGGAAAAATCGCTGGGCGCCATCGCCAAGAGCGGCACCACCAACCTGGTCGACGTGCTGGAGTATGCCCAGCCGGTTGCCGCGCGCGGCCTGGTGTTCATGGATACGCCGGGCTACGACCCGGTATCGGCCACCGGGCAGGTGGCCGGCGGCGCCAACCTGATCTGCTTCACCACCGGGCGCGGCTCGGCCTACGGCTGCGCGCCGGCCCCTTCGCTGAAGCTGGCCACCAATACCGAGCTGTGGCTGCGCCAGGCCGACGACATCGACATCAATTGCGGCGAAGTGGTCGACGGCCGCAGCGATGTGCAAGCCATGGGCGAGCGCATCTTCCGCCTGATGCTCGATACCGCTTCGGGCCGCCGCAGCAAGAGCGAGATCCACGGCTACGGGCAGAACGAGTTCGTGCCGTGGCAGCTGGGGGCAGTGATGTAG
- a CDS encoding FAD binding domain-containing protein: MHSFHYTRAADIDEALRLAAQAGPGEQVRFLAGGTTLVDLMKLDVETPTHLIDINGLGGLDQVEALPDGRTRIGALVRNADLARHPHIAAQYPVLSQALLAGASAQLRNMATTSGNLLQRTRCVYFRDRAARCNKRSPGSGCDAIGGHNRSLAILGASEHCIASNPSDMNVALMALGATVHVRGPDAARDIALRDFYLLPGDTPQRETVLQPGELITHVSLPPVAPGTHSTYLKLRDRASYEFALASAAVVLQARDGRIAAAGIALGGVGTRPWRCPRAEQLLAGQPPGLEQYRQAAQAALQGAVAQSENGFKIELARRCLVHALSTALPPQ; this comes from the coding sequence ATGCACAGCTTTCACTACACGCGCGCCGCCGACATCGACGAAGCCCTGCGCCTGGCCGCGCAAGCCGGGCCTGGCGAACAGGTGCGCTTCCTGGCGGGCGGCACTACGCTGGTCGACCTGATGAAACTCGATGTCGAGACGCCCACACACCTTATCGACATCAACGGCCTGGGCGGCCTGGACCAGGTCGAGGCCCTGCCCGATGGGCGCACCCGCATCGGCGCGCTGGTGCGCAACGCCGACCTGGCGCGCCATCCGCATATCGCGGCGCAATACCCGGTGCTGTCGCAGGCGCTGCTGGCCGGCGCGTCGGCCCAGCTGCGCAACATGGCCACCACCAGCGGCAACCTGCTGCAGCGCACGCGCTGCGTGTATTTTCGCGATCGCGCCGCGCGCTGCAACAAGCGCAGCCCCGGCAGCGGCTGCGACGCCATCGGCGGCCACAACCGCAGCCTGGCCATCCTGGGCGCCAGCGAGCACTGCATCGCCAGCAACCCGTCGGACATGAATGTGGCCCTGATGGCGCTGGGCGCCACCGTGCACGTGCGCGGCCCCGATGCCGCGCGCGATATCGCGCTGCGCGACTTCTACCTGCTGCCCGGCGACACCCCCCAGCGCGAGACCGTGCTGCAGCCCGGCGAGCTGATCACCCATGTCAGCCTGCCGCCCGTGGCGCCGGGCACGCATTCCACTTACCTGAAGCTGCGCGACCGCGCCTCGTACGAGTTCGCGCTGGCTTCCGCCGCCGTGGTGCTGCAGGCCCGCGACGGCCGCATCGCGGCGGCCGGCATCGCGCTGGGCGGCGTGGGCACCCGGCCCTGGCGCTGCCCGCGGGCCGAGCAACTGCTGGCAGGCCAGCCGCCCGGCCTGGAGCAATACCGGCAGGCCGCGCAGGCCGCCCTGCAGGGCGCCGTCGCGCAAAGCGAGAACGGCTTCAAGATCGAGCTGGCGCGCCGCTGCCTGGTCCACGCGCTGTCCACGGCCCTGCCGCCGCAGTAA
- a CDS encoding TRAP transporter large permease — MGILIGTFLLLMIVGVPVAVSMAGASLFFVLWSGSVPDVVVAQRMIAGVESFPLLAVPFFILAGNLMNIAGITGRIYNFAVALVGWMRGGLGQVNIIGSVVFAGMSGTAIADAAGLGTIEIKAMKDHGYQTEFAVGVTAASATLGPILPPSLPFVIYGMMANVSIGSLFLAGVVPGAVLTLLMMFTVAYFARKNNWGGDVPFDWKRLGGASIEVAVVLAFPFSIWMMTNHGVSANIATLIAFAALLAADWYFDFSAVMALMAPVILIGGMTMGWFTPTEAAVAAVIWALFLGLVRYRSMTLRTLAKASFDTIETTASVLFIVTAASVFAWLLTTTQAAQTLTDAILAVTHNKWVFLLLANLLILVVGCFIDTIAAITILVPILLPLVLKLGIDPIHFGLVMTLNLMIGLLHPPLGMVLFVLARVSRLSVERTTMAILPWLVPLFLALIIITYFPSVSMWLPDMVSGR, encoded by the coding sequence ATGGGAATTCTGATCGGAACCTTCCTGCTGTTGATGATCGTGGGCGTGCCGGTGGCCGTGTCCATGGCCGGCGCCTCGCTGTTTTTCGTGCTGTGGTCGGGCAGCGTGCCCGACGTGGTGGTGGCGCAGCGCATGATCGCGGGCGTCGAGTCGTTTCCGCTGCTGGCCGTGCCGTTCTTCATTCTGGCCGGCAACCTGATGAACATCGCCGGCATCACCGGCCGCATCTACAACTTCGCGGTGGCCCTGGTGGGCTGGATGCGCGGCGGCCTGGGGCAGGTGAACATCATCGGCTCGGTGGTGTTCGCCGGCATGTCGGGCACCGCCATCGCCGACGCCGCGGGGCTGGGCACCATCGAGATCAAGGCCATGAAAGACCATGGCTACCAGACTGAATTCGCGGTGGGGGTCACGGCGGCCTCGGCCACGCTGGGGCCCATTTTGCCGCCGTCGCTGCCTTTCGTCATCTACGGCATGATGGCCAATGTGTCGATCGGCTCGCTGTTCCTGGCCGGCGTGGTGCCGGGCGCCGTGCTGACGCTGCTGATGATGTTCACCGTGGCCTACTTCGCCCGCAAGAACAACTGGGGCGGCGATGTGCCGTTCGACTGGAAGCGGCTGGGCGGCGCCTCGATCGAGGTGGCGGTGGTGCTGGCGTTTCCGTTCAGCATCTGGATGATGACCAACCATGGCGTATCCGCCAACATCGCCACGCTAATCGCCTTCGCCGCGCTGCTGGCCGCCGACTGGTACTTCGACTTCTCGGCCGTGATGGCGCTGATGGCGCCGGTGATATTGATAGGCGGCATGACCATGGGGTGGTTCACGCCCACCGAAGCCGCCGTGGCGGCGGTGATCTGGGCGCTGTTCCTGGGCCTGGTGCGCTACCGTTCGATGACGCTGCGCACGCTGGCCAAGGCCTCTTTCGACACCATCGAGACCACCGCGTCGGTGCTGTTCATTGTGACGGCCGCCTCGGTGTTCGCCTGGCTGCTTACCACCACGCAGGCGGCCCAGACGCTTACCGACGCCATCCTGGCGGTCACGCACAACAAATGGGTGTTCCTGCTGCTGGCGAACCTGCTGATTCTGGTGGTGGGCTGCTTCATCGACACCATCGCCGCCATCACCATCCTGGTGCCGATCTTGCTGCCGCTGGTGCTGAAGCTGGGCATCGATCCCATCCACTTCGGCCTGGTCATGACCCTGAATCTGATGATCGGCCTGCTGCATCCGCCATTGGGCATGGTGCTGTTCGTGCTGGCGCGGGTATCCAGGCTGTCGGTCGAGCGGACCACCATGGCGATCCTGCCGTGGCTGGTGCCGCTGTTCCTGGCGCTGATCATCATCACCTACTTCCCCAGCGTCAGCATGTGGCTGCCGGATATGGTCAGCGGACGTTGA
- the manD gene encoding D-mannonate dehydratase ManD, producing the protein MKISNARVIVCSPGRNFVTLKIETDEGLTGIGDATLNGRELAVASYLADHVAPCLIGRDAHQIEDIWQFLYRGAYWRRGPVTMSAIAAVDTALWDIKAKAAGMPLYQLLGGQSRTGVMVYGHANGRDIDETVDEVLRYRDMGYRAIRAQSGVPGLNAVYGVGRGRMFYEPADADLPSEHDWSTEKYLDHAPRLFQRVRDAVGWDTHLLHDVHHRLTPIEAARLGKSLEPYRLFWMEDATPAENQEAFRLIRQHTVTPLAVGEIFNTVWDCKDLIQNQLIDYIRTTVVHAGGITHLRRIADLAALYQVRTGSHGATDLSPVCMGAALHFDLWVPNFGIQEYMRHTDQTDAVFPHAYTFADGMLHPGDAPGHGVDIDEKLAARYPYQRAYLPVNRQAHDGTLWNW; encoded by the coding sequence ATGAAGATCAGCAACGCACGTGTCATCGTCTGCAGCCCGGGCCGCAACTTCGTCACCCTGAAAATCGAGACCGACGAGGGGCTGACGGGCATCGGCGACGCCACGCTGAACGGCCGCGAACTGGCCGTGGCCAGCTACCTGGCCGACCACGTGGCGCCCTGCCTGATCGGGCGCGACGCGCACCAGATCGAAGACATCTGGCAGTTCCTGTACCGCGGCGCCTATTGGCGGCGCGGGCCGGTCACCATGTCGGCCATCGCGGCGGTCGACACCGCGCTGTGGGACATCAAGGCCAAGGCCGCCGGCATGCCGCTGTACCAGCTGCTGGGCGGCCAGAGCCGCACCGGCGTCATGGTGTACGGCCACGCCAACGGCCGCGATATCGACGAAACCGTCGACGAAGTGCTGCGCTACCGCGACATGGGCTACCGCGCCATCCGTGCGCAAAGCGGGGTGCCGGGGCTGAACGCGGTATATGGCGTGGGCCGCGGCCGCATGTTCTACGAACCCGCCGACGCCGACCTGCCGTCCGAGCACGACTGGTCCACCGAAAAATACCTGGACCATGCGCCCAGGCTGTTCCAGCGCGTGCGCGACGCGGTGGGCTGGGACACCCACCTGCTGCACGATGTGCACCATCGCCTGACCCCCATCGAGGCGGCGCGCCTGGGCAAATCGCTGGAACCCTACCGCCTGTTCTGGATGGAAGACGCCACGCCCGCCGAGAACCAGGAAGCCTTTCGCCTGATCCGCCAGCACACCGTCACGCCGCTGGCCGTGGGCGAGATCTTCAATACCGTGTGGGACTGCAAAGACCTGATCCAGAACCAGCTGATCGACTACATCCGCACCACGGTGGTCCATGCCGGCGGCATCACGCACCTGCGCCGCATCGCCGACCTGGCGGCGCTGTACCAGGTGCGCACGGGCAGCCATGGCGCCACCGACCTGTCGCCCGTCTGCATGGGCGCGGCGCTGCATTTCGACTTGTGGGTGCCCAACTTCGGCATCCAGGAATACATGCGCCATACCGACCAGACCGACGCCGTGTTCCCGCACGCCTACACCTTCGCCGACGGCATGCTGCATCCGGGCGATGCGCCGGGCCACGGCGTGGACATCGACGAGAAGCTGGCCGCCCGGTATCCGTACCAGCGCGCCTACCTGCCGGTGAACCGGCAGGCCCACGACGGCACCTTGTGGAACTGGTAG
- a CDS encoding fumarylacetoacetate hydrolase family protein, with protein sequence MKLLRHGAKGAEKPALVDAQGHVRDLSGTIDDITADTLSETALVRLRALDPASLPVVEQPGRLAPPWAGMGKFICIGLNYADHAAESGLPVPQEPVIFMKATSALIGCNDPVVLPRDSVKSDWEVELGVVIGRRARYVSEADALAHVAGYCVVNDLSEREYQLERGGTWDKGKGCDTFGPVGPWLVTADEVADPQALDLWLDVNGRRMQNGSTRTMVFGVAELVSYVSRFMTLNPGDLISTGTPPGVGMGQKPAPVYLKPGDTMRLGIAGLGEQQQRVHAWNPELIDG encoded by the coding sequence ATGAAACTGCTGCGCCATGGCGCCAAAGGCGCCGAGAAACCCGCCCTGGTCGATGCCCAGGGCCATGTGCGCGACCTGTCGGGCACTATCGATGACATCACCGCCGACACGCTGTCTGAAACGGCGCTGGTGCGCCTGCGCGCGCTGGACCCGGCCAGCCTGCCGGTGGTCGAGCAGCCCGGCCGCCTGGCGCCGCCCTGGGCCGGCATGGGCAAGTTCATCTGCATCGGGCTGAACTATGCCGACCACGCCGCCGAATCCGGCCTGCCCGTGCCGCAAGAGCCCGTCATTTTCATGAAGGCCACCAGCGCGCTCATCGGCTGCAACGACCCGGTGGTGCTGCCGCGCGATTCGGTCAAGAGCGACTGGGAAGTGGAGCTGGGCGTGGTCATCGGCCGGCGCGCCCGCTATGTGTCCGAAGCCGACGCGCTGGCGCACGTGGCCGGCTACTGCGTGGTCAACGACCTGTCCGAGCGCGAATACCAGCTCGAGCGGGGCGGCACCTGGGACAAGGGCAAGGGCTGCGACACCTTCGGCCCGGTGGGGCCGTGGCTGGTGACCGCCGACGAAGTCGCCGACCCGCAGGCGCTGGACCTGTGGCTGGACGTCAACGGCCGGCGCATGCAGAACGGCAGCACGCGCACCATGGTGTTCGGCGTGGCCGAACTGGTCAGCTACGTCAGCCGCTTCATGACGCTGAACCCCGGCGACCTGATCAGCACCGGCACGCCGCCCGGCGTGGGTATGGGCCAGAAGCCGGCCCCCGTCTACCTGAAACCGGGCGACACCATGCGCCTGGGCATTGCCGGGCTGGGCGAGCAGCAGCAGCGCGTGCACGCCTGGAACCCGGAACTGATCGACGGCTAG
- a CDS encoding mannitol dehydrogenase family protein, translating to MAARLNAAGLAALPPGIARPGYDRSRLRAGIVHLGIGAFHRAHQAPVTDLALAASGDLRWGIVGVSLRSPGTRDALAPQDGLYTLALRDADATGAPRESLAVVGAVLRVLAAAEDPGAVLAQIAHPDTRIVSLTVTEKGYCHEPASGRLRRDDPDIAHDLAHPDAPRSAIGMLTHGLARRLAAGLGPVTLLSCDNLPSNGDTLRGLVLEFAQARDPVLGGWIAAHCTFPNSMVDRIVPRTSDADRQRIAARLGLEDAWPVVGEPFLEWVIEDRFAAGRPAWDQPGGARFVADAAPFERLKLRMVNGPHSALAYLGASAGLDTVSRAMADPALRGYLDALIGEEIAPTLQVVPGMDLAALRARLLARFANPALPHRTQQIAMDGSQKLPQRLLGTVRDRLRAGAGYSRLALAVAAWMHYLRGRDEQGVAYPIQDPLAGELQALLARAGQGDDADAPRARALVGYAPVFGDLAGHDGFIDAVARHAAVLRRHGVRAAAREAA from the coding sequence ATGGCCGCGCGCCTGAACGCCGCCGGCCTGGCGGCCCTGCCGCCCGGCATCGCGCGCCCCGGCTACGACCGGTCGCGGCTGCGCGCCGGCATCGTGCACCTGGGTATCGGCGCATTCCACCGCGCCCACCAGGCGCCGGTAACCGACCTGGCGCTGGCCGCCAGCGGCGACCTGCGCTGGGGCATCGTGGGAGTGTCGCTGCGCAGCCCCGGCACGCGCGACGCGCTGGCGCCGCAAGACGGCCTGTACACGCTGGCGCTGCGCGATGCCGATGCCACCGGCGCGCCGCGCGAATCGCTGGCCGTGGTGGGAGCCGTGCTGCGCGTGCTGGCGGCGGCCGAAGATCCCGGCGCCGTGCTGGCGCAGATCGCCCATCCGGACACCCGCATCGTCAGCCTGACCGTCACCGAAAAGGGCTATTGCCACGAACCGGCCAGCGGACGCCTGCGCCGCGACGACCCCGATATCGCGCACGACCTGGCGCATCCCGACGCGCCGCGCAGCGCCATCGGCATGCTGACGCACGGCCTGGCGCGGCGCCTTGCCGCGGGGCTGGGCCCTGTGACGCTGCTGTCGTGCGACAACCTGCCGTCCAACGGCGACACGCTGCGCGGGCTGGTGCTGGAATTCGCCCAGGCCCGCGACCCGGTCCTGGGCGGCTGGATCGCCGCGCACTGCACCTTTCCCAATTCCATGGTCGACCGCATCGTGCCGCGCACGTCCGACGCCGACCGCCAGCGCATCGCCGCGCGGCTGGGCCTGGAAGACGCCTGGCCCGTGGTGGGCGAGCCGTTCCTGGAATGGGTAATAGAAGACCGCTTCGCCGCCGGCCGGCCCGCCTGGGACCAGCCCGGCGGGGCGCGCTTCGTGGCCGACGCCGCGCCTTTCGAACGCCTGAAGCTGCGCATGGTGAACGGCCCGCACTCGGCGCTGGCCTACCTGGGCGCATCCGCCGGGCTGGACACCGTCAGCCGGGCTATGGCCGACCCGGCGTTGCGCGGCTACCTGGATGCGCTGATCGGCGAAGAAATCGCGCCCACTCTGCAGGTGGTGCCCGGCATGGATCTGGCGGCCCTGCGCGCGCGCCTGCTGGCCCGCTTTGCCAACCCGGCGCTGCCGCACCGCACCCAGCAGATCGCCATGGACGGATCGCAGAAACTGCCGCAGCGCCTGCTGGGCACCGTGCGCGATCGCCTGCGGGCCGGCGCCGGCTACAGCCGGCTGGCCCTGGCAGTGGCCGCCTGGATGCACTACCTGCGCGGCCGCGACGAGCAGGGCGTGGCCTATCCCATCCAGGACCCGCTGGCCGGCGAACTGCAGGCGCTGCTGGCGCGCGCGGGGCAGGGCGACGATGCCGATGCGCCGCGCGCCCGCGCCCTGGTCGGCTACGCGCCGGTGTTCGGCGACCTGGCGGGGCACGACGGATTCATCGATGCGGTGGCGCGCCACGCCGCCGTGCTGCGGCGGCACGGCGTGCGCGCTGCCGCCCGGGAGGCAGCATGA
- a CDS encoding (2Fe-2S)-binding protein, which translates to MSEPSGDTPCTARRPDGGVPATLRINGASHALTLDPRATLLDTLRETLHLTGTKKGCDHGQCGACTVHLDGRRVNACLVLAVAAGGREITTIEGLGSASSLHPLQAAFVAHDGYQCGYCTAGQIMSAAALLHEPCGGSDDEVRELMSGNICRCGAYANIIAAIQDVRGKR; encoded by the coding sequence ATGTCTGAACCTTCTGGCGATACGCCCTGTACGGCCCGGCGACCGGACGGCGGCGTGCCCGCCACGCTGCGCATCAACGGCGCCAGCCACGCGCTGACGCTCGACCCGCGCGCCACCCTGCTGGACACTCTGCGCGAAACCCTGCACCTGACCGGCACCAAGAAAGGCTGCGACCACGGCCAGTGCGGCGCCTGTACGGTGCACCTGGACGGCCGGCGGGTCAATGCCTGCCTGGTGCTGGCGGTGGCGGCGGGCGGCCGTGAAATCACCACCATTGAAGGGCTGGGCAGCGCGTCGTCCCTGCATCCGCTGCAGGCCGCCTTTGTCGCGCACGACGGCTACCAGTGCGGCTATTGCACGGCCGGCCAGATCATGTCGGCGGCCGCCTTGCTGCACGAGCCTTGCGGCGGCAGCGACGACGAGGTGCGCGAACTCATGAGCGGCAACATCTGCCGTTGCGGCGCCTACGCCAACATTATTGCGGCCATCCAGGACGTGCGCGGAAAAAGGTAA